Genomic segment of Paenibacillus polymyxa:
TGTGATCCATTTTATGATTTTTATAAGTTCGACTCATACGGAAGGTAATCAAGAGTACAATCACGATGATCCCTAGTAAAATCCAAAAAGCCGGAGTCACACTCCCCTTAAAAACGGCCTGATAAAATGGCCCTGCGAAAGATCCCCCCAATAGCGGTCCTATAACGGGCACCCATGCATATTTCCAGTTGGACGCCCCCTTACCGGGAATCGGTAGTAAATAATGCATCAGACGCGGCCCAAAATCCCTCGCTGGATTGATGGCATAGCCCGTTGTGCCTCCAAGGGATAAACCGATACTGACAACTAAAAAACCAACAATCAACGGTTTCAGGCCGTCTGTAAATGAATTGGCGCCAAACGACAGTAAAGCAAGAACAAAGATGAAAGTACCTATCATTTCACTAAGCACGTTTCCAAACGGATGATCAATAGCTGGTCCTGTCGCGAATACACTGAGTTTGGCTGCTGTGTCCTCCGTCTCTTTCCAGTGGGGCCAATAATGCAAAATAACGATCACTGCACCCGCCATGGCCCCGAGAAGCTGAGCCACAATATAGCCGGGAACATCTTGCCATGGAAAACTACCCTGAAATGCCAACGCCAGTGTAACTGCCGGATTCAAATGCGCTCCGCTGATTTGACCCACTGCATACACCGCAATAGCTACCGCGAGCCCCCAACCCATTCCGACCACAATCCAGCCGGAAGCGTGGGCAAATGACTTTTTCAGGGACACCCCTGCGCACACTCCGCCACCTAGGGCAATAAGAATCATTGTCCCTATGAATTCGGCTGCGTATGGCGACATACAACCTACCTCCTCAATAGATCATCCGATTTTGATCGTTTTCATCGCACAAAAAAAGAAAAGCCATCACAAACCAACCCTGTGCTGTACCATGGGATGTCTGCGTGGCTCTCTTGTCTCCGTCACGATTATTAACTTAAATTTGATACTATATAAGCATGTAAGCGATGTCAACTGCGGATTTACGTTTCTTCATAGCTTAAAATAATCGTTGACCATGTTAGATTCTCCGATTTATGATGTGAAAAAATGGTTTAATGTGAGGATTTCAGGATGAATACGACACTCCCAAACTCGATGAAGAAGGGAAGAATGTTATGCTGAAATTTCTGCAAAAAATCGGCAAGTCGTTAATGCTTCCAGTAGCCACTCTACCCGCTGCAGGGATCTTGCAAGGATTAGCTCTGATTAATTATGAAACGGATATACCACTTGGTCCCGGAGTTGGCGGATTTCTGAATCATTATATCACTCCTTTTCTGAACGAGGGGGCGGGGGCCATCTTCGGTAACCTTGCGCTCATTTTCTCCATTGGTGTTGCCATTGGTCTGGCAGGCGACGCAGTAGCCGCATTATCGGCAGTCATTGCCTATATGGTGCTGACCCGTATTTTGGCGGCAGTGCCGGGTATATTTGCATATATTCCAGACGACGTCAAGCTGGACATGGGCGTATTGGGGGGTATTTTTATCGGTGGATGGTCTGCTTTTCTGTTTAAAAAATATCATAATATTCAGCTCCCGGATTGGCTTGGCTTCTTCTCAGGCAAACGCTTTGTCCCCATGATCACCGCCTTTACGACCATGATTCTGGCCATTCTGCTCGGCATGATCTGGAGTCCGATACAAGATGGGATTGCAGTCTTCGGCAACTGGATTGTCGGCTTTGGCGGAATCGGATCAATGGTATTCATGATTGCCAATCGGCTGCTGATCCCGCTCGGTTTGCATCATGTGTTGAACTCGATCGCATGGTTTCAAATTGGTGACTACACCAATGCTGCCGGTGAGGTCGTTCATGGTGACCTGACGCGTTTTTTTGCAGGCGATACATCGGCGGGTATATTCATGTCCGGCTTTTTCCCCATTATGATGTTCGCGCTGCCAGCAGCAGCCCTCGCATTCATCCATACCGCCAAACCGGAAAAACGTAAAGCCGTCGCTTCCATCTTCATCGGTTCTGCGCTGGCATCGTTCCTGACCGGAATTACCGAGCCCCTCGAATTTTCGTTTATGTTCATTGCACCATTGCTTTACGGCGTTCATGCTCTGCTGACAGGCCTGAGTGGCCTGGTCGTATACCTACTGGATGTCAAACTTGGCTTTTCTTTTTCAGCAGGACTCATTGACTATCTGGTCAATATGAAACTCTCCACCCATCCGTTGCGAATGATCCCGGTCGGACTTGTCTTCGCCCTCATCTATTACTTTCTGTTCCGATTTATCATTCTCAAATTCAACCTAAAAACTCCTGGGCGTGAAGACGATGTAGAAGACAGTCTCCTGTCTGAGGCTAACGAATCTGTACCCAATGGAAAGGCAAGCACCACATCCAACACTCAGTCCAGTCAGGCAGGCAGAATACTAACCTATCTCGGCGGTTCAGACAATATCCAAAGCATTGATGCCTGCATCACGCGGCTGCGTCTTGTCGTCAAAGACGACAAAGCGGTTAACGATCAAGCTCTCAAGCAGCTCGGAGCGTCGGGAATCATCAGGCTTGGTAATGGTACCCTGCAGGTTATTTTCGGGACTCGGTCCGAAATTCTGAAAGATGAAATACAGCGGCTGATGTCATAGCTGAATCCCTAACTTAAACACGTGCGTTCTTCATATAACAGACGCGCGTGCTTTTTTTTAGTAATAAACGTTTCAAATTTTTTGTTTTTGGTTAAGGCAATGCACATAAATGGGTAACAGCTTCATATGATGGAGCTAAACCATTTACAACTTGTTTAGCAGGCAGATTATCTCAGACAGCAAGGAGGGAAATGATGTGAAGACAGTACAATGGCTGGTATTATGTCTTGCTTTTCTCACGATGTTCAGTGCTTGTAGTGAACCCTCGTCCTCTGAAAGTCAATCATCTGAAACTAATTTGTCAAACAGAAAAAAGATAACGCTTACATTGTGGTACTGGAACCGTTCCATTGACGATGAACTACTCGCCCAGGCGGAAAAACAATTTCCCAACATTGAATTAAAAACTCAAAAAATAGGCGGTGACTTCAAAGCCAAACTGAAGACAACGCTCGCAGCTCGTTCCGGTGAACCAGACATCGTAGCTCTGAACGATTGGATGGTGGAGCTGTTCCCCAGTGCGGATCGTTTTTATGACTTAAGGGAACTCGGAGCAGACCGCTTGAAGGATCAATATTTGGAATGGAAATGGAATCAAGGGATCACTCCTGATGGTAAAATGATTGCATTTCCCATGGATACTGGGCCTACCGCCCTCTTCTATCGAAGTGATCTGTTTGCACAAGCAGGCTTGCCTAGTGAGCCTGAAAAGGTTAGTGCCTCCATCCGCACATGGGATGATTACATGGCAGCCGGAGAACAACTTCAGCAGAAATTCGGAAGCCGTTCATTTTTGGCTGATAATATTGTAAACGTTTACAATCAGGTACTCGCTCAGCACACAAACCTTTACTTCAAGCCGGATGGCAGCTACATCGGCAATCAATCTCCTGACATCCGTCTGGGCTGGAAAACCGCTGTCGATTTCCACAAGAAGCATCTGCTCGCCAATGCGGATGGCTGGACTCCCGAATGGAACGCTTCGGTCAATAACGGCAAAATTGCCTCTTTTGTAGGGGCTATCTGGATGAAGCAAGTTCTCACAGAGGCCGCGCCGGATACAGCGGGCAAATGGAGAGTCGCCCGTGCTCCTGGAGGAGACGGCAACCTGGGTGGTTCTTTCATTTCTATCCTCAAATCCAGCAAACATCCCAAAGAAGCTTTTGAAGTCCTGACCTGGCTGCAAAACCCGGAACACCAGCTGGAAGCCTACCACAAAATCGGACTGTTCCCGTCCACTCCCGGCGTCTATGACGATCCTATCATGGAGACACCCGAGCCTTTCTTTGGTGGTCAGGCCACCGGACTCATCTTTGCCACTTCCGCACGTCATGTGAAAAGCAGCTATTTCGGCGAGCGCTATCCTGTCATCCACGGCATTGTGACCCGTCGCCTTGCTAATGTCGCCAAGCAGGATGCCAATCCCGATGCATTATGGACGGAAACCATGGATCGAATCGAACGGGAATTACAGCGATAAAAAACAAAATTCAAAAAAGGCGTGTGGACATTATGCTGAGAGAAATCTGGAAGCACCGTGTCGTTTATGCTGCGATCTCGCCGTTTTATCTGCTGTTTGGCATCTTTGGACTGTTTCCGATTGGCTTTTCATTATATCTAGCGTTTCACAAATGGGACGGGATCGGAGACATGACCTACAACGGCTGGGGCAATTTTCGCTACCTTGTGACAGACAATGAATTTTGGCAGGCTGTAGGCAACACCTTTGTGATCTGGGTGTATGCAACGATTCCGATGCTATTCTTCGCACTGATTATTGCCTTTCTGCTTTATGCCCCTTTTGTGAAAATGCGCACCTTATGGCGAGTTGGATTCTTCCTGCCCAATGTGACGTCTATTGTGGCTGTTGCCATCATATTTGGTGCCTTATTTGCCAACAATTTTGGATTTCTCAACTACCTTCTGCAACTCTTGGGACTACCCATGGTTCAATGGTTGAATGTGCCATGGGGTATCCAAATTGCCATTTCTTCTATGGTCGTATGGAGATGGATGGGCTATAACGCAATCATCTATTTGGCCGGACTCCAGAGTATTCCGCATGTGCTGTATGAGGCCGCCAAAATAGACGGGGCAACCGGAGCGCAAGCTTTTTTCCGCATCACTATCCCCATGCTGCGCCCAGTCATTCTGTTTACGGTCATTACGTCCACCATCGGCGGTATGCAGCTCTTCACCGAGCCACAGGTCCTGGTCGGTAATGACGGCGGTTCCGGGGCAAGTGGCATGACCATCGTTTTATACCTGTACCGCGAGTCGTTCATTAACAACTATTTTGGATATGGTGCAGCCGTCGGATGGGGCATGTTCCTCATCATTGCTCTATTCTCCATCATAAACTGGAAACTCGT
This window contains:
- a CDS encoding ABC transporter substrate-binding protein, translating into MKTVQWLVLCLAFLTMFSACSEPSSSESQSSETNLSNRKKITLTLWYWNRSIDDELLAQAEKQFPNIELKTQKIGGDFKAKLKTTLAARSGEPDIVALNDWMVELFPSADRFYDLRELGADRLKDQYLEWKWNQGITPDGKMIAFPMDTGPTALFYRSDLFAQAGLPSEPEKVSASIRTWDDYMAAGEQLQQKFGSRSFLADNIVNVYNQVLAQHTNLYFKPDGSYIGNQSPDIRLGWKTAVDFHKKHLLANADGWTPEWNASVNNGKIASFVGAIWMKQVLTEAAPDTAGKWRVARAPGGDGNLGGSFISILKSSKHPKEAFEVLTWLQNPEHQLEAYHKIGLFPSTPGVYDDPIMETPEPFFGGQATGLIFATSARHVKSSYFGERYPVIHGIVTRRLANVAKQDANPDALWTETMDRIERELQR
- a CDS encoding carbohydrate ABC transporter permease, yielding MLREIWKHRVVYAAISPFYLLFGIFGLFPIGFSLYLAFHKWDGIGDMTYNGWGNFRYLVTDNEFWQAVGNTFVIWVYATIPMLFFALIIAFLLYAPFVKMRTLWRVGFFLPNVTSIVAVAIIFGALFANNFGFLNYLLQLLGLPMVQWLNVPWGIQIAISSMVVWRWMGYNAIIYLAGLQSIPHVLYEAAKIDGATGAQAFFRITIPMLRPVILFTVITSTIGGMQLFTEPQVLVGNDGGSGASGMTIVLYLYRESFINNYFGYGAAVGWGMFLIIALFSIINWKLVQGKK
- a CDS encoding PTS transporter subunit EIIC, which codes for MLKFLQKIGKSLMLPVATLPAAGILQGLALINYETDIPLGPGVGGFLNHYITPFLNEGAGAIFGNLALIFSIGVAIGLAGDAVAALSAVIAYMVLTRILAAVPGIFAYIPDDVKLDMGVLGGIFIGGWSAFLFKKYHNIQLPDWLGFFSGKRFVPMITAFTTMILAILLGMIWSPIQDGIAVFGNWIVGFGGIGSMVFMIANRLLIPLGLHHVLNSIAWFQIGDYTNAAGEVVHGDLTRFFAGDTSAGIFMSGFFPIMMFALPAAALAFIHTAKPEKRKAVASIFIGSALASFLTGITEPLEFSFMFIAPLLYGVHALLTGLSGLVVYLLDVKLGFSFSAGLIDYLVNMKLSTHPLRMIPVGLVFALIYYFLFRFIILKFNLKTPGREDDVEDSLLSEANESVPNGKASTTSNTQSSQAGRILTYLGGSDNIQSIDACITRLRLVVKDDKAVNDQALKQLGASGIIRLGNGTLQVIFGTRSEILKDEIQRLMS
- a CDS encoding MIP/aquaporin family protein, whose product is MSPYAAEFIGTMILIALGGGVCAGVSLKKSFAHASGWIVVGMGWGLAVAIAVYAVGQISGAHLNPAVTLALAFQGSFPWQDVPGYIVAQLLGAMAGAVIVILHYWPHWKETEDTAAKLSVFATGPAIDHPFGNVLSEMIGTFIFVLALLSFGANSFTDGLKPLIVGFLVVSIGLSLGGTTGYAINPARDFGPRLMHYLLPIPGKGASNWKYAWVPVIGPLLGGSFAGPFYQAVFKGSVTPAFWILLGIIVIVLLITFRMSRTYKNHKMDHKLTA